Within the Salvia hispanica cultivar TCC Black 2014 chromosome 4, UniMelb_Shisp_WGS_1.0, whole genome shotgun sequence genome, the region attttaccATTATTTCAACTGTCTCTTCAAATGGAATACAACCATTACAATGTGTTCCAAAGGCCTTCGCACGCCCTTGTCTACGATTTCTCGAGCACCTCTCAGAAACCTTAATATTCTCAGGAAGCTGCCAGGCATCGGTGTATGTCGTCCACTGGGCATCCGTGAAATAGGCCGGTTTCTTCATTGTCTTTCTTTTATAACCAATGTAATCACCGTACCTAGCTTTGCACTGACTGTGAAAAGCTTTCTTGCATTCCACTTGATCATAAGCTTCGCAGTTGGCATCTTTctgcaaaataataaagtattaaataatttatgataactgagttataaatataaaatgcacAATTTGACCTCAAATTCTTTCCAATAATGGTTAATATATTCCTCCGAAAGCTTTGCCTGGCTGTATCCTCCCGGATCAACTATGTGCTTGAAAGCCTTATTGCATATGTTGGCTACTACACCAGTCGGACGCAATctgtatattaatatacaattagtaacttaaaaaataatataatgaatgcataaaattaaatgagcaCGTACGTTCCATCCCTAAGTTGTACATATATCCGGCCTCTTGCGTCCCTCTTATATCCAtctttttttgaatttttagcaTTTTTAGTGGCTGCATCTCTACCTTCTACTTCAACGTTAGCAGCGGTTGAATACTCCTCGTCACTATTCTCGTCCACCAACTCTAAAGAACCAAGTGGCCGTGAGTCATCGGAGTATGTAGTTGAGCGTCCCAATGATGACCCTCTCATTTCTACAATTATATAACTACCACAAACAAGGCAGAAAGGAGCATGTGATTAGTACTTTTCAGTAGgcatgaagaaagaaaaacaatattgTAATGTTGACATCACATATATCACCAAACATTACTGTCATTTTCTTGCCAATGAATACAACAATCACTTATTATCTCTTCGCATCATCAACTCGGGGAAAACAGAGGATTTGACACAAACTTAGcatcaaaatcagaaaaaaattcaagcaGATGATGGAATCAATCAGTAGCAATAGCAAGTTTTGATTCAGGCAGTAATGGAAAATCAACCATGATCATGAGATAGTCCATTATCCAAACGCGACAAAAGCTCTAGGATGCAGCAGGTTATTGAAGCTGAAGCTACTATCTGATAATCCCATTGTGCAAAACAACTGAAACTTAGAGCTCAAACAAATTCATAATACCAgaaatgttgatattttatctattgGATTTTGCTTTGAAAGGTGAGTGAGTACATATATGGATATCAAGTGAGTGAGCTCAAACAaagctctattttttttatcaaacttGTGCAGTTGCTTGCACTACTCTATAgtacactatttattttcactaCTATCTACTATGCACTCATTAGTACATACTCAACACATGCTTGTTAGGAAAAAGTTATTATGCATCTGTTGGCACTTGGCTGTATTATATGATGATCTGATTCCCCAGTCATCCATTTACCTATAAATGAGTATGTTTTATTGTATTGCAGGCTGCCTCTAGGCAAGGAAAAGGAATTGACACATCAGACAATGCAGCAAAATCCCACCAAAAACACACAACCTCAATACCTCATGACATAGATCAAAAACCACAGCAATAACTACATTTCACACGGAATCGACCAAATTCACAAAAACCACAGCAATAACTACAGTTTCACACAAGCTAAAAAATGTAACATAGAAAAAATTCACAAAGACAGTAAAGTGATGTGTCAAGTGAAGCTACATTACATCAAGcttcaaaaaaatcatgatgACAATGCAGAAAGGAGCATGTATCTCATTGTCTTTCAGAAGAAATAACTATGCTTTTTGACATTTATGTAAGTTATTAGACTTGTGCTTATATATATGAAGTGGGAAAATTAGTACATTAAGTCTAAGAGATTTCCAGAATACCAGTGAATAATCTGAAAACACCGGATTTCTTTGGCCCTGAAAACACCAGATTTCTTTGAGAGATGCAGTCCACGATCAATAATTATGGGCCTAGCTCTTTGTTGTCTGCAAACAAGACATAAAACTGAATTATATAAGGAGAAATGAACAGTCAAGGGAAATGATATCAGAAAATGAAACTCAGTTAGCTCTTTGGAATGGCAACGGTATGAACAGTAGAGcaatttcatcacataaaGCAAGAATCtgaaaagtaaatattatCACAAAATCCCTCTAGAATATTATCACACAGACATCAAACAGACAAACACTGAGAAAGAGATCAAAGCAAAAACACTATGAATGCCATTATAATCCACAATATTATCACAAAATCCCTCTAGAATCCATAATGAAGAGCacaccaaatatgaaaattgattttttatcctttgcagaaatcatattttaattttcagcaGAAATTTTAAATCTCTGCAGAGACGGTATAGAATTTACTTAATTAGCATCCGTGTTTATATCCTTGAGAACTCACATTATGTGGAGCAGCAGAGAGATATGAGAGGCCAAGTTCTCCAAGGAAGAGATCTTTGTCGTCTCCAACTACTGTTCTAGCACAAGCAATGGCAACCCTCTCAGCAACAGCCCCAACTGCACCTCCATGCATTCCACCATATGCATTCTATGCGTCCAACCAGAATAGTTCAGTCAAGTGGgacaaaatcacaaaaattaactCAAAACAATCCACAttcatgaaaagaaaacaagCTAGAATGatgaatttcaagaaattagCTTACAGATAACCAACAAATTACTTACAGAAGCCAGGCTGCCTAATTTATTAGCTGAGAATTCCATATTACATGAGCTGGGCGATGATCATTTCTAAATTCTAAGTAACCATATCTAGCCCATAGTAGCTCTTAACTAGTCAATCACAATCGTGTTAAATACTAGCAACCATCTCGTTTAGCAGATGCGTTAATTACCCAGCCCTTTACTGATGAGGTtagaaaaactaatttatcaGCAAAAATGATGGTAAAATTTACAAGATCAAGTAAATTCATTCCCTCTCCAAAAGCATCAGAGGAAAACTAAAACCTAATATGTACCTAACATTTCATCCGAATTACTAGTTTTTCCCCAATTTCCCAATTAACCTAGAATTTGGAGACCCGCAGAGATAAAGATACAGAAAATCCGAGAATCGATCAATAAACTATACCAATAGAGTATGTTCATTGCACGGAGGATTTGACACAAACTTAGcatcaaaatcagaaaaaaattcATGCAGAAGATGGCATCAATCAGCAGCAATAGCAAGTTTTGATTGCAGAAAGGTTCACCAGTGAAGATTCACTTATGTTTAACCAAAATGCATAACTCATGCATGAACTAGCTAGATCTGCAAAAATGAAGTACGCATGCAGCTCATTATCCataaacaaacacataaacacaataaaacaacaaatcaacaaCACAATCTCCAAATTCAACCAAATCGCAGCAAGTAGCAGTACAGAATAAACGAAATCCGATGCGGTTTCTACTAGTTTCTCAGTGATGCAAAATCATTCAAATTGAACCTCGAGTCAATGCCAACGCAACAACCAACGCAGATTGATAGCCACAAACAGCGAGAAGACAGCGTAAATCCAACTGAAAGCgagggggagagagagagtaccAAATAATTACAAAGAGTGATGAGTCAATTGAAGCTACATTACAACAAGCTCGTGAATAAAATTGAACTCTATGCTTCAACATCGAAACTCTATGCTTTGAAAGGAATCGACCAAATAATTATAGTTTCACACACGGAATCGACCAAATTCACAAAAACCACAGCAATAATTACAGTTTAACATGGAATCGACCAAATTCACTAACCTGCAGGTGTGAGAATGGAAGATGTGTGCGAGCGGTGAGGGAGAGCGGCGAGACCGGGAGAGAGCGGCGAGACCGGCGAGAGCGGCGAGAGCGGCGAGACCGGCGAGAGCGGCGAGAGCGGCGAGATCGGTGAGAGAGAGACCGGCGAGATCAGTGAGAGAGAGCGGCGTCGGCGAGACCGGCGAGATCGGTGAGAGAGAGCGGCGAGATCACTGTAAGTGTGAAGTGTTTTGGTTTAGTAGccctaattaataaatgaggATCACCATCTCATCCGCTAATTAAGCAATAATTTAGTCAAACAATAATTTAGtcaataattatcacataatttagtcaatcataattttagtcaataattattaccacatttggttataaatgaattaattatgacTAACGAGTTTGTAAataacacttaagtcattctaCACTTAAATCATTGTTTACCGTTTCATCAAtgtcttcattttcttcctcatcctcatcTTCTTCGTCTCcgtcatcttcatcttcatcttcatattcttcttcatcttcttcttcatcttcttcttgatCATTGTCGGCAATTTCtctcaaaattgaaatcattGCACCACTGGGATCACATCGTGGAGGGTCTATGAGTTGAACATCATCAGAAATTTCATGAACTTCTACTTCATCTTGTTGAAAAGCAGcatcttcatttttctcttttgtgGTGGCATAACTAGCATAAAATTTCTTTGCTCGAACTTTGAATACTGCCCGCCAGTTCGCCTTGTCTCTTTTCTTGCTCggaaaaggtacaaaataaaCTTGTGATGCTTGTTTGGCTAAGACGAAGGGATCGTATTTTGGGTACTCCTTCTGAATATCCACTTCAACAATTTTGTACTTTGGATGAACAATTGTACCACCGCGTGGAGCTGGAGCCGGATTATACCATACACAATTGAACAATACAACTTTCTTTATTGGTAATGCCCGATATTCCACTTCCacaatttctttcaaaatgcCGTAGAAGTCATCCTCATCATAGCTGTAATTCGACCCTCTGATGCATACCCCACTATTGACTGTAGATTTACTCTTTCCATAGGAATCTGTGTGAAATTTATATCCATTGACAAAACAAACATTGTAACTTGTAACCTCAGTTAATGGTCCTTGCGACAGATAGTATAGATGACTATCACGAGGCAAGTTATTACGGCCCTGTTTGCCAAACACAATTAGtgaataagtatatttttcgacaaataatgtacaaagaaaaaatatagaaaactTACATATTCTTTGAACCATGATGCATAATGATCTTCTAATTGTTGCTCTATCTGAGGAGGTGTTATTCCCGGATGCCACCCACGCAATTGTGCAATGAACATactgttttataaaaaaaacaattgttAAATAACATTTAGTTAGTTAAATAAATGAGTATTGAGGAAATCAAACTTACAGCTCGAATTCCTTTGCTTCCTGAGTATTAACTAATATGTAAGTTTGTGCCGCTTTGTATTCCACTTCTGACAAGAATCGTGTTCGTCCATTCCCAACACATCTCGTATCATATGTGAAAATTGGAAGCATATCTTTGGGGTGGATAGAACCTCCGCCATCATCATTACGAGGAACATCTCTACCTCGGCAACGGACATGTGACTCGAAGTAATAAGTGCAGAAATGTGATGCTTCCTCAGTCAAATAGGCATTACATATAGATGCTTCAACTGCAGCTTTGTTCTTGACATTTAACTTCAACTTGCGCATGTACCGCTCAAATGGATACATCCATCGAAAATGCACCGGACCTGCGATTAACGCCTCATATGGTAAGTGGATTGGAAGATGCTCCATGGAGTCAAAGAAAGACGGGGGAAATATCATCTCAAGCTTGCACAAAGTAACTGCAATCGACTCATTATACTTTGTCATATCAATTTCCCTTATCACCGTAGCCGTAAGATCTCTGAAGAAATTGCTCAACTCGGTCAAAGGTTCCCATACTCTGTGTGGAAGTAACTCACGGAGTCCGATTGGTAATAATCGTTGCATAAACACATGACAGTCGTGGCTTTTCATGCCGAACAACTTATGTTTCTTC harbors:
- the LOC125185324 gene encoding uncharacterized protein LOC125185324, producing the protein MRGSSLGRSTTYSDDSRPLGSLELVDENSDEEYSTAANVEVEGRDAATKNAKNSKKDGYKRDARGRIYVQLRDGTLRPTGVVANICNKAFKHIVDPGGYSQAKLSEEYINHYWKEFEKDANCEAYDQVECKKAFHSQCKARYGDYIGYKRKTMKKPAYFTDAQWTTYTDAWQLPENIKVSERCSRNRRQGRAKAFGTHCNGCIPFEETVEIMTEENDGIMPPFVDIFGRTHTFKTKDSQGLVSERATQIRDDVRTRAEELRAEGVENPDLDAIFLERHGKVKKRKQIPGAGSATKLYFPSATSAYASVRSTDIDPSKMDELIEQRRT